A genomic region of Cryptosporangium aurantiacum contains the following coding sequences:
- the lnt gene encoding apolipoprotein N-acyltransferase produces the protein MLPQRDTVTDPPSPEPAVPASSDQVDATERAADAEPAEAGAAAGADSGRGRGWRPWRRRPGRSRPVVVDPERPPLRGWVAALLALGSGALLVPAFPPYDVWWLAPVSVALLAVAVHRQRARRGAWLGLLHGLVFFSILLNWVGIYVGDVFAYLLAAVEAAYVAGMGALLAASSRVVDRHRWSWPLIVGAAWVTQEAVRARWPFGGFPWGRLAFAETDGPLLRFAVLGGAPLVTFATAAVGGLLVAAAWRRWPFADRPLAQRLLAGAVAASGAPSAGAEAPSAPAGAAGQSGAAGESGAAGESGAAGAERRGGGVRALAWLAAVGIVLLAAWFTPSPAATGRTVTVAVIQGNVPRLGLDFNAQRRAVLDNHVNRTVALAKDVAVGAQKQPDLVIWPENASDIDPLVNEDAYDEISRAAAAIKAPILVGAVLRGPGDYLTNAGLVWAPGQGPVDRYAKRHPVPFGEYVPLRSLARKITTKVDLVRRDFKAGTEIGTVGMPTTNAGTVRVGDVICFEVAYDGLVTDTVNADAELLAVQTNNATFGMSGESAQQVAMARLRAVEHGKWAVVASTSGISATIGPDGTIHDHAGLFSAGTLIRSLALSDDRTLATALGQWPEALFAALSGVGIVAAALLRGRRPARAGRPTREG, from the coding sequence TTGCTGCCGCAACGCGACACGGTGACCGACCCGCCGTCGCCTGAACCCGCCGTTCCGGCCTCCTCCGATCAGGTGGACGCCACGGAGCGCGCCGCCGACGCCGAGCCTGCGGAGGCGGGGGCCGCCGCCGGCGCCGATTCCGGGCGTGGGCGGGGGTGGCGTCCGTGGCGGCGTCGTCCCGGCCGGAGCCGCCCGGTGGTCGTCGACCCCGAGCGCCCGCCGCTGCGGGGCTGGGTCGCCGCGCTGCTGGCGCTCGGCTCCGGCGCGCTGCTCGTGCCCGCGTTCCCGCCGTACGACGTCTGGTGGCTCGCACCGGTGTCAGTGGCGCTGCTCGCCGTCGCCGTGCACCGGCAGCGCGCTCGCCGCGGCGCCTGGCTGGGGCTGCTGCACGGGCTGGTGTTCTTCAGCATCCTGCTGAACTGGGTCGGGATCTACGTCGGCGACGTCTTCGCGTACCTGCTCGCGGCCGTCGAGGCCGCGTACGTCGCCGGGATGGGCGCGTTGCTGGCCGCGAGCTCGCGGGTCGTGGACCGGCACCGTTGGAGCTGGCCGCTGATCGTCGGTGCCGCCTGGGTCACCCAGGAGGCGGTGCGGGCGCGCTGGCCGTTCGGCGGGTTCCCGTGGGGGCGGCTGGCGTTCGCCGAGACCGACGGTCCGCTGCTGCGGTTCGCCGTTCTCGGCGGGGCGCCGCTGGTGACGTTCGCGACCGCGGCGGTCGGCGGCCTGCTGGTCGCCGCGGCCTGGCGTCGCTGGCCGTTCGCCGACCGGCCGCTCGCGCAGCGCCTGCTCGCCGGCGCTGTGGCGGCGTCTGGCGCGCCGTCGGCCGGCGCTGAGGCGCCGTCTGCTCCGGCCGGCGCGGCGGGGCAGTCCGGCGCGGCGGGGGAGTCCGGCGCGGCGGGGGAGTCCGGCGCGGCCGGCGCAGAACGGCGCGGCGGTGGGGTGCGGGCGCTCGCGTGGCTGGCCGCGGTCGGGATTGTTCTCCTCGCGGCGTGGTTCACGCCGTCGCCGGCGGCCACCGGGCGGACCGTCACGGTCGCGGTGATCCAGGGCAACGTCCCGCGGCTCGGCCTCGACTTCAACGCCCAGCGCCGCGCGGTGCTCGACAACCACGTGAATCGCACGGTGGCGCTCGCCAAGGACGTCGCCGTCGGCGCCCAAAAGCAACCCGACCTGGTCATCTGGCCGGAGAACGCGTCCGACATCGACCCGCTGGTCAACGAGGACGCCTACGACGAGATCAGCCGGGCAGCCGCCGCGATCAAGGCCCCGATCCTGGTCGGCGCCGTGCTCCGCGGCCCCGGCGACTACCTCACCAACGCCGGCCTGGTCTGGGCACCGGGGCAGGGCCCGGTCGACCGCTACGCGAAGCGGCACCCGGTGCCGTTCGGCGAGTACGTGCCGCTGCGCTCGCTCGCGCGGAAGATCACGACCAAGGTCGACCTGGTCCGGCGTGATTTCAAGGCCGGAACCGAGATCGGCACCGTGGGCATGCCCACGACGAACGCCGGAACCGTCCGGGTCGGTGACGTGATCTGTTTCGAGGTGGCGTACGACGGTCTGGTGACCGACACCGTCAACGCGGACGCCGAGCTGCTCGCCGTCCAGACCAACAACGCGACGTTCGGCATGAGCGGCGAGAGTGCCCAGCAGGTCGCGATGGCCCGGCTACGTGCGGTCGAGCACGGAAAGTGGGCGGTCGTCGCATCGACGAGCGGAATTTCCGCCACAATTGGACCGGACGGAACCATTCACGATCACGCGGGTCTCTTCTCGGCCGGAACACTGATCCGGTCACTCGCGTTGTCGGATGACCGTACGCTGGCCACCGCACTGGGCCAGTGGCCGGAGGCGCTGTTCGCCGCGCTCAGCGGGGTCGGGATCGTCGCGGCCGCGCTGCTGCGGGGACGCCGACCGGCCCGGGCGGGACGACCGACGAGGGAAGGCTGA
- a CDS encoding amidohydrolase, whose protein sequence is MATLYRNGEVYSPADPFATALLVDGERVLFVGSDDAAEAAAFGADEVVDLRGALVVPGFVDAHVHATQTGLTLSGLDLTGTPTLAAALDAVAAYSAAHDGVILGHGWDETAWPERRPPTTAELDRAGGNRPVYLSRVDAHSAAVSGALRAAVPDLAGRIGYDVEGPVTRDAHHAVRTVALGSVTAAQRADAQRATRAHAASRGIVALHECGGPDIGGEDDFTALLALAAAEPGPDVFGYWGEWRSAAKARELGAVGAGGDLFVDGALGSHTAALAAPYADEPGTSGHLYLEAEQIGEHLVDCVRHDTQAGFHAIGDRALAALAEGFALAATTVGVDRLRVGRHRVEHAMMLDATLIRALVNHGAVASMQPAFDAAWGGPDGMYVRRLGAERAAGLHNFSGLAGVGVPLAFGSDAPVTPLDPWATVRAAAFPHNPHHAISVRAAFAAHTRGGWRALGRDDGGMLVPGAVASFAVWDVEELVVQTPDDRVARWSTDPRAGVQGLPALSEGATPPQCLRTVVRGQTVFTAE, encoded by the coding sequence ATGGCGACGCTCTACCGCAACGGCGAGGTCTACAGTCCCGCGGATCCGTTCGCGACCGCTCTGCTCGTCGACGGCGAGCGGGTGCTGTTCGTCGGCTCCGACGACGCCGCCGAGGCGGCCGCGTTCGGCGCCGACGAGGTCGTCGATCTGCGGGGCGCGCTGGTGGTGCCGGGCTTCGTCGACGCCCACGTGCACGCGACCCAGACCGGGCTCACGCTCAGCGGCCTCGACCTGACCGGTACGCCGACGCTCGCCGCCGCACTGGACGCGGTCGCCGCGTACAGCGCCGCGCACGACGGCGTGATCCTCGGCCACGGCTGGGACGAGACCGCCTGGCCGGAGCGGCGTCCGCCGACGACGGCCGAGCTGGACCGGGCGGGCGGTAACCGCCCGGTCTACCTCTCCCGAGTCGACGCGCACTCCGCCGCCGTGTCCGGCGCGCTCCGGGCCGCGGTGCCGGACCTGGCCGGACGCATCGGGTACGACGTCGAGGGGCCGGTCACCCGGGACGCCCACCACGCGGTCCGCACGGTCGCGCTGGGCTCGGTCACCGCTGCGCAGCGCGCCGACGCCCAGCGCGCGACCCGGGCGCACGCCGCGAGCCGGGGCATCGTCGCGCTGCACGAGTGCGGTGGCCCGGACATCGGCGGCGAGGACGACTTCACCGCGCTCCTGGCGCTCGCCGCGGCCGAACCCGGCCCGGACGTGTTCGGGTACTGGGGCGAGTGGCGGTCCGCGGCGAAGGCCCGGGAACTCGGCGCGGTCGGCGCGGGCGGCGACCTGTTCGTCGACGGCGCCCTCGGCTCGCACACCGCCGCGCTGGCCGCCCCGTACGCCGACGAGCCGGGCACCAGCGGGCACCTCTACCTGGAGGCCGAGCAGATCGGCGAGCACCTCGTCGACTGCGTCCGGCACGACACCCAGGCGGGGTTCCACGCGATCGGTGACCGGGCACTCGCGGCGCTCGCCGAGGGGTTCGCGCTGGCGGCGACCACTGTGGGCGTCGACCGGCTGCGGGTCGGCAGGCACCGCGTCGAGCACGCGATGATGCTCGACGCGACGCTGATCCGGGCACTGGTCAACCACGGCGCGGTCGCGAGCATGCAGCCGGCGTTCGACGCGGCCTGGGGCGGCCCCGACGGCATGTACGTCCGGCGCCTCGGCGCGGAGCGGGCGGCCGGGCTGCACAACTTCTCCGGGCTGGCCGGCGTGGGCGTCCCGCTCGCGTTCGGTTCTGACGCCCCGGTGACGCCGCTCGACCCGTGGGCAACCGTCCGGGCGGCGGCGTTCCCGCACAACCCGCACCACGCGATCAGCGTCCGGGCGGCGTTCGCGGCCCACACCCGGGGCGGCTGGCGCGCGCTCGGACGCGACGACGGCGGCATGCTGGTTCCCGGCGCGGTCGCCTCGTTCGCGGTCTGGGACGTCGAGGAGCTGGTCGTCCAAACCCCCGACGACCGGGTCGCGCGCTGGAGCACCGACCCGCGGGCCGGTGTGCAGGGCCTGCCCGCACTGAGCGAGGGCGCGACCCCGCCGCAGTGCCTGCGAACCGTCGTCCGCGGCCAGACGGTGTTCACCGCGGAGTGA
- a CDS encoding sensor histidine kinase — protein MVPVRGRLGPAAALYGTVLAGGLYIAAAGLAPATPWRTAAFVAGLLALSAVEWLGRATRWGLVLQVVLIHAVVAMDTSGLARVLFLLVPFAVYRTLGRRAGYAAALAYAVGVVSWTSATGGSSDREAFGDLIMFAVGLVFAVTLAALAVKADADRDRAERLLDELAESNRRIAALAAAEERNRVARDIHDSLGHHLTAIAIQLEKATAYRERDAEVAARAVTDAHGSARAALAEVRRSVATLRADVPSSLSAELAVLAARLGSPGTTVTSTVHGDCPPGLRATLVRVAQEGLTNAVRHAGARSVTVTVHCAADAIALTVRDDGTGLPGDLSDRPGYGLPGMRERLAAVGGTLELTGPPGLGTTLTARVPL, from the coding sequence GTGGTTCCGGTGCGCGGACGGTTAGGGCCGGCGGCTGCGCTGTACGGCACCGTGCTCGCCGGCGGCTTGTACATCGCCGCCGCTGGCCTCGCGCCGGCCACGCCCTGGCGGACCGCGGCATTCGTCGCCGGGCTGCTCGCGCTGTCGGCCGTGGAGTGGCTGGGCCGCGCCACCCGCTGGGGCCTCGTCCTCCAGGTCGTCCTGATCCACGCGGTGGTGGCCATGGACACGTCCGGCCTGGCCCGGGTGCTGTTCCTGCTGGTGCCGTTTGCGGTCTATCGCACGCTCGGGCGGCGGGCCGGGTACGCGGCGGCGCTCGCGTACGCCGTCGGCGTCGTCTCCTGGACGTCGGCCACCGGCGGGTCGTCCGACCGCGAAGCGTTCGGCGACCTGATCATGTTCGCGGTCGGCCTGGTGTTCGCGGTGACGCTGGCGGCGCTCGCGGTGAAGGCGGACGCCGACCGCGACCGCGCCGAGCGCCTCCTGGACGAGCTGGCCGAGTCCAACCGGCGGATCGCCGCGCTCGCCGCCGCCGAGGAACGCAACCGGGTCGCCAGGGACATCCACGACAGCCTCGGCCACCACCTCACCGCGATCGCGATCCAGCTGGAGAAGGCCACCGCGTACCGGGAGCGGGACGCGGAGGTCGCCGCGCGCGCGGTCACCGACGCGCACGGGTCGGCCAGGGCCGCGCTCGCCGAGGTCCGCCGGTCGGTGGCGACGCTGCGCGCGGACGTCCCGTCGTCGCTGAGTGCCGAGCTGGCCGTGCTCGCCGCGCGGCTCGGCTCGCCCGGCACGACCGTCACGTCCACGGTGCACGGCGACTGCCCGCCGGGGCTGCGGGCGACGCTGGTCCGGGTGGCCCAGGAGGGCCTGACCAACGCGGTCCGGCACGCGGGTGCCCGTTCGGTGACGGTGACCGTCCACTGCGCTGCGGACGCGATCGCGCTGACCGTCCGCGACGACGGCACCGGTCTGCCCGGTGACCTCTCCGACCGCCCCGGCTACGGCCTGCCCGGGATGCGCGAGCGGCTCGCGGCGGTGGGCGGGACGCTGGAGCTGACCGGCCCGCCCGGACTCGGCACCACGCTCACCGCACGGGTTCCGCTGTGA
- a CDS encoding response regulator codes for MTTVRVLVVDDQRLVREGVASLLALEEDITVVGTAADAREAVAEAVAQQPDVILMDVRMPSSPASPAHPPVPGAIPDLGGVEATAAVRRRAPGCRVLMLTTFDDEEYVVRALRAGASGYLLKDLPAAELARAVRMAHAGVDQFDPAVTARLLAALDRGGSLPVSHGLTLTPREVDVLRLLARGATNREIAAALVVSEGTVKNHVSNILSRLGLRDRTQAALYARDHGLA; via the coding sequence GTGACGACCGTGCGGGTGCTCGTCGTCGACGACCAGCGGCTGGTCCGGGAGGGCGTGGCGTCGCTGCTCGCGCTGGAGGAGGACATCACGGTGGTCGGCACCGCCGCCGATGCCCGGGAGGCGGTGGCCGAGGCCGTCGCGCAGCAGCCGGACGTAATCCTGATGGACGTGCGCATGCCGTCCAGCCCGGCGTCCCCCGCTCACCCGCCCGTGCCCGGAGCGATTCCCGACCTCGGCGGCGTCGAGGCGACCGCGGCGGTCCGTCGCCGGGCTCCCGGCTGCCGGGTCCTGATGCTGACGACGTTCGACGACGAGGAGTACGTCGTCCGCGCGCTGCGCGCCGGCGCCAGCGGTTACCTGCTCAAGGATCTGCCGGCCGCCGAGCTGGCCCGCGCGGTGCGGATGGCGCACGCCGGCGTCGACCAGTTCGACCCGGCGGTGACCGCCCGGTTGCTGGCCGCGCTCGACCGGGGCGGGTCGCTGCCCGTGTCCCACGGCCTCACGCTCACCCCGCGCGAGGTGGACGTCCTGCGCCTGCTCGCCCGCGGCGCCACGAACCGGGAGATCGCCGCGGCGCTGGTGGTGAGCGAGGGCACGGTGAAGAACCACGTCTCGAACATCCTGAGCCGCCTGGGCCTGCGCGACCGCACCCAGGCGGCGCTCTACGCCCGCGACCACGGCCTCGCCTGA
- a CDS encoding M24 family metallopeptidase: MSDALYPSDRLRLAQQATAAAGLDALLLTPGADLRYLTGYAAHALERLTCLVLPADGDPVLVVPALEEAAAQASPAGGIDLDIRPFPEGDDAYALIRGLLGDGPRRLGLADRMWAEQVLAFRAAFPGAEQVLAGNVLRPLRVRKSPAEVEALRRAGQAIDRVHARMGEWLIAGRTEAAVGRDIADAILAEGHAQVSFVIVGSGPNGASPHHAVSDRVIEDGDPVVVDIGGVTAEGYCSDSTRTYVLGVPPEGFATAYAVLQEAQEAGVAAVKPGVTAESVDAACRDVLTAAGYGDAFIHRTGHGIGLEEHEEPWIIGGNRTVLEPGMAFSVEPGFYLAGRYGARIEDIVVCGENGPDRLNVTPRTLALL, from the coding sequence ATGTCTGACGCGCTCTACCCGTCCGACCGGCTGCGGCTGGCCCAGCAGGCCACTGCCGCGGCCGGGCTGGACGCCCTGCTGCTGACGCCCGGCGCCGACCTGCGGTACCTGACCGGCTACGCCGCCCACGCGCTGGAGCGACTGACGTGTCTGGTGCTGCCCGCCGACGGTGATCCGGTGCTGGTCGTGCCCGCGCTGGAGGAGGCGGCCGCGCAGGCCTCCCCGGCCGGCGGCATCGACCTGGACATCCGTCCGTTCCCCGAGGGTGACGACGCGTACGCGCTGATCAGGGGCCTGCTGGGCGACGGTCCTCGGCGGCTGGGGCTCGCCGACCGGATGTGGGCCGAGCAGGTGCTGGCGTTCCGCGCCGCGTTCCCCGGCGCCGAGCAGGTGCTCGCCGGGAACGTGCTGCGCCCGCTGCGCGTCCGGAAGTCGCCGGCCGAGGTCGAGGCGCTGCGCCGGGCCGGGCAGGCGATCGACCGGGTGCACGCCCGGATGGGCGAGTGGCTGATCGCCGGGCGCACCGAGGCCGCGGTCGGCCGCGACATCGCGGATGCGATCCTCGCCGAGGGGCACGCGCAGGTGTCGTTCGTCATCGTCGGCTCGGGGCCGAACGGCGCCAGCCCGCACCACGCGGTCTCCGACCGGGTGATCGAGGACGGTGACCCGGTCGTCGTCGACATCGGCGGCGTCACCGCGGAGGGCTACTGCTCGGACTCCACCCGCACGTACGTGCTCGGGGTGCCGCCGGAGGGCTTCGCGACCGCGTACGCGGTGCTGCAGGAGGCGCAGGAGGCCGGGGTCGCGGCGGTGAAGCCGGGGGTGACCGCGGAGTCGGTCGACGCGGCCTGCCGTGACGTGCTGACCGCCGCCGGATACGGTGACGCGTTCATCCACCGCACCGGCCACGGCATCGGGCTGGAGGAGCACGAGGAGCCCTGGATCATCGGCGGCAACCGCACCGTGCTGGAGCCGGGCATGGCGTTCAGCGTCGAGCCCGGGTTCTATCTGGCCGGTCGGTACGGTGCCCGGATCGAGGACATCGTGGTCTGCGGTGAAAACGGCCCCGACCGCCTGAACGTCACGCCCCGGACGCTGGCCCTGCTCTGA
- a CDS encoding GNAT family N-acetyltransferase yields the protein MTDLVITDAPDESRYVANLEGVEAGEVQYQLDGDVIMFTHTGVPPEFEGRGIASQLARYVLDDARSRGLEVLPRCPYISGWIARHLEYLDLVPAASRPRYRLPAEA from the coding sequence GTGACCGACCTGGTCATCACCGACGCGCCCGACGAGAGCCGATACGTGGCGAACCTGGAAGGCGTCGAGGCCGGCGAAGTCCAGTACCAGCTCGACGGCGACGTCATCATGTTCACTCACACCGGGGTGCCGCCGGAGTTCGAGGGGCGCGGCATCGCGTCACAGCTCGCCCGGTACGTGCTGGACGACGCCCGCAGCCGGGGCCTCGAGGTGCTGCCCCGCTGCCCGTACATCTCCGGCTGGATCGCCAGGCACCTCGAGTACCTCGACCTGGTGCCCGCCGCGTCGCGCCCGCGGTACCGCCTGCCCGCCGAGGCGTAA